In Vicia villosa cultivar HV-30 ecotype Madison, WI unplaced genomic scaffold, Vvil1.0 ctg.000600F_1_1, whole genome shotgun sequence, a single window of DNA contains:
- the LOC131629715 gene encoding uncharacterized protein LOC131629715: MAIASEPESVRQRLVDRFMSTGNTESLHLWAYNTRPVGAHWLLLAINPIREVVYYLNSVNGEWTNYPAMKDIVDLSIQVFRSQRDAQVSRTKSNNITWIQVQCPQQRNSYDCGYFVLRFMKEILQANQLEIPLTYLDEFRAAGYPRLKLEEIKEDLCQFYIKQFFM, encoded by the exons atggcaattgcttcggaaccggaatcagttagacagcgcttagtcgatagattcatgtccaccggcaatacagaaagtctgcatctttgggcgtataatacccgaccagtagg agcacactggttgctgcttgctatcaaccctataagggaagtcgtgtattatctgaattcggtaaatggtgaatggaccaattatccggctatgaaggacatcgttgattt atcaatacaagtgttccgaagtcaacgggacgcacaggtatcccggactaaatctaacaacattacttggatccaagtgcag tgtccgcaacagcgaaacagttacgattgcggatactttgttttgaggtttatgaaagaaatccttcaggcgaatcaattagagattccgctcacg taccttgacgaattccgtgctgctgggtacccgagacttaagttggaagaaataaaagaggatttgtgtcaattttatattaagcaatttttcatgtag